One region of Streptomyces leeuwenhoekii genomic DNA includes:
- a CDS encoding DJ-1/PfpI family protein produces MHTQVVLFDGFDPLDAIAPYEVLYAGGSATDGAVTVELVTAEGPREVVSGIQGLTLRAVGALDLERADTLLVPGASGRVGEPGVAPEEEVGVGQRKQDEFIPVLLGRTLTTELPALLKQAMDDPDITVATVCGGSLVLAMAGLLEGRHATTHHMGLDMLDATGAHAVRARIVDDGDLITGAGVTSGLDLGLYLLEREVGPRVAHAVEELISHERRGTVWRAQGPTPTTF; encoded by the coding sequence ATGCACACCCAGGTCGTCCTGTTCGATGGCTTCGACCCGCTCGATGCCATTGCCCCCTACGAGGTCCTGTACGCCGGCGGCTCGGCGACGGACGGCGCGGTGACCGTCGAGCTGGTCACCGCAGAGGGCCCTCGTGAGGTCGTCAGCGGCATCCAAGGACTGACGCTGCGCGCCGTCGGCGCCCTCGATCTGGAGCGCGCCGACACGCTTCTGGTACCCGGCGCCTCCGGGCGCGTGGGCGAACCCGGCGTGGCCCCGGAAGAAGAGGTGGGTGTCGGCCAGCGGAAGCAGGACGAGTTCATCCCGGTGCTGCTGGGCCGCACGCTGACCACCGAACTCCCTGCGCTCCTCAAGCAGGCAATGGACGACCCGGACATCACCGTCGCCACCGTCTGCGGCGGCTCACTCGTCCTGGCCATGGCCGGCCTGCTGGAGGGACGCCACGCCACCACCCACCACATGGGCCTCGACATGCTGGACGCCACCGGCGCCCACGCGGTCCGCGCCCGCATCGTGGACGACGGCGACCTGATCACCGGCGCCGGCGTGACCTCCGGTCTCGATCTGGGTCTGTACCTACTGGAGCGCGAGGTGGGCCCCCGCGTCGCGCATGCCGTCGAAGAACTCATCTCCCACGAGCGGCGCGGCACCGTCTGGCGCGCGCAGGGCCCGACGCCCACCACTTTCTGA
- a CDS encoding NAD(P)-dependent alcohol dehydrogenase codes for MTTSVAAYAAPAAKAPLERTTIERREVGAHDVLIDIKFAGICHSDIHQVREGWGEAIFPMVPGHEIAGIVTEVGSAVTRFEVGDRVGVGCMVDSCRECENCKAGQEQYCVQGNVPTYNGIGRDGEPTHGGYSQKIVVDENYVVRIPEGLPLDAAAPLLCAGITLYSPLKRFGAGPGKKVAIVGLGGLGHMGVKIAHALGAEVTVLSQSLRKKDDGLKLGADHYHATSDPKTFEELAGTFDLIVSTVSAPLDFGAYLSLLKTHGTLANVGAPEEPVSLNLFSVIGGGKSLAGSMIGGIAETQEMLDFCAAHGIGAEIELIAASEINEAYERVLASDVRYRFVIDTATI; via the coding sequence ATGACCACCTCTGTTGCCGCGTACGCCGCCCCCGCCGCCAAGGCTCCGCTGGAGCGCACCACCATCGAGCGGCGAGAGGTCGGTGCGCACGACGTCCTGATCGACATCAAGTTCGCCGGTATCTGCCACTCCGACATCCACCAGGTCCGTGAGGGCTGGGGCGAGGCGATCTTCCCGATGGTCCCCGGCCACGAGATCGCGGGCATCGTCACCGAGGTCGGCTCCGCCGTGACCAGGTTCGAGGTCGGCGACCGGGTCGGCGTCGGCTGCATGGTCGACTCCTGCCGCGAGTGCGAGAACTGCAAGGCGGGCCAGGAGCAGTACTGCGTCCAGGGCAACGTCCCGACGTACAACGGCATCGGCAGGGACGGCGAGCCGACCCACGGCGGCTACTCCCAGAAGATCGTCGTCGACGAGAACTACGTCGTCCGCATCCCCGAGGGCCTGCCCCTCGACGCCGCCGCGCCCCTGCTGTGCGCCGGCATCACCCTCTACTCCCCGCTCAAGCGCTTCGGCGCCGGCCCCGGCAAGAAGGTCGCGATCGTCGGCCTCGGCGGCCTCGGCCACATGGGCGTGAAGATCGCGCACGCGCTCGGCGCCGAGGTGACCGTGCTGTCGCAGTCCCTGCGCAAGAAGGACGACGGCCTGAAGCTGGGCGCCGACCACTACCACGCCACCAGCGACCCGAAGACCTTCGAGGAGCTCGCCGGCACCTTCGACCTGATCGTCTCCACCGTCTCCGCCCCGCTCGACTTCGGCGCGTACCTCTCACTGCTGAAGACCCACGGCACCCTCGCCAACGTGGGCGCCCCCGAGGAGCCGGTCTCCCTCAACCTGTTCTCGGTCATCGGCGGCGGCAAGTCCCTCGCCGGGTCCATGATCGGCGGCATCGCCGAGACCCAGGAGATGCTGGACTTCTGCGCCGCGCACGGCATCGGCGCGGAGATCGAGCTGATCGCCGCCTCGGAGATCAACGAGGCGTACGAGCGGGTGCTCGCCAGCGACGTCCGCTACCGGTTCGTGATCGACACGGCGACGATCTGA
- a CDS encoding ArsR/SmtB family transcription factor: MTSPDSPGVHAEEPDIASLGALLADRTRAAFCLALLDGRAWTPTRLARLAGVAPSTATGHLNRLVAGGLLTEERVGRHRHVRLADSNAAEMIEALAARAPRRLVPVRSLTAARRYRALGFARVCYDHLGGTLAVAITDAMTGRALLSWESGPALIPAGSAWLRDLGIARDTTPHVRTCLDWTEGRLHLAGAVAAAVFHHALRQSWLVPAEGSRVVRLTNTGREAFHHHLNLEIGAPPA, encoded by the coding sequence GTGACGAGCCCCGACAGTCCCGGCGTCCATGCCGAGGAACCCGACATCGCCTCCCTGGGGGCGCTGCTGGCCGACCGCACGCGCGCCGCCTTCTGCCTGGCGCTGCTCGACGGCCGCGCCTGGACGCCGACACGGCTCGCCCGACTGGCCGGCGTCGCCCCGTCGACGGCGACCGGTCACCTCAACCGCCTGGTGGCCGGAGGGCTGCTGACCGAGGAGCGCGTGGGGCGCCACCGCCATGTGCGCCTCGCGGACTCCAACGCCGCCGAGATGATCGAGGCCCTGGCGGCACGGGCACCGAGACGACTCGTCCCGGTCCGCTCGCTCACCGCCGCCCGCCGGTACCGCGCCCTGGGCTTCGCCCGCGTCTGCTACGACCACCTGGGGGGCACCCTGGCCGTGGCGATCACCGATGCGATGACCGGGCGGGCCCTGCTGAGCTGGGAGTCCGGCCCGGCCCTCATCCCGGCCGGCTCCGCATGGCTGCGGGACCTGGGCATCGCCCGGGACACCACACCGCATGTGCGCACCTGCCTGGACTGGACCGAGGGGCGCCTCCACCTGGCGGGTGCGGTGGCGGCGGCCGTCTTCCACCACGCGTTGCGCCAGTCCTGGCTGGTGCCCGCCGAAGGGTCCCGGGTCGTACGCCTGACGAACACGGGCCGCGAGGCCTTCCACCACCACCTGAACCTGGAGATCGGGGCACCGCCCGCGTGA
- a CDS encoding helix-turn-helix domain-containing protein, whose protein sequence is MDVQETGGGLDRRAELSEFLRTRRARLKPEDVGLPQFGRFRRVPGLRREELAQLAGVSVAYYTRLEQGNGQNVSAEVLDSIARALRLSDAEHQHLVHLAKPKRHRKKAVARTQQVRVALRQLLESIDGVPAYVVGRRSDVLAWNRMAAALFGDWGGLPAPERNWARRVFLDPAYRELFLDWEGKAADMVGYLRMDAGCHPDDPQLSALVGELSVKSEEFRRLWAAHDVKEKTHGEKRMRHPLVGELTLYFETFRPADDAEQSLVTYHAEPGSPSADALRLLASWGSDAAAVRTG, encoded by the coding sequence ATGGACGTACAGGAGACCGGTGGCGGCCTGGACCGGCGTGCCGAGCTGAGCGAGTTCCTGCGCACCCGGCGGGCCCGGCTCAAGCCGGAGGACGTCGGTCTGCCGCAGTTCGGCCGGTTCCGCAGGGTGCCGGGGCTGCGCCGGGAGGAGCTGGCGCAGCTCGCCGGGGTCTCCGTGGCGTACTACACGCGGCTGGAGCAGGGCAACGGGCAGAACGTGTCGGCGGAGGTGCTGGACTCGATCGCGCGGGCGCTCAGGCTGAGCGACGCCGAGCACCAGCATCTGGTGCACCTGGCGAAGCCGAAGCGGCACCGGAAGAAGGCGGTGGCGCGCACCCAGCAGGTCCGGGTGGCGCTGCGGCAACTGCTCGAGTCGATCGACGGGGTGCCGGCGTACGTCGTGGGGCGGCGCTCGGACGTCCTCGCCTGGAACCGGATGGCGGCGGCCCTCTTCGGCGACTGGGGCGGACTGCCGGCGCCGGAGCGGAACTGGGCGCGGCGGGTGTTCCTGGACCCGGCCTACCGGGAGCTGTTCCTGGACTGGGAGGGCAAGGCGGCCGACATGGTCGGCTATCTGCGCATGGACGCCGGCTGCCACCCGGACGACCCGCAGCTCTCCGCGCTGGTCGGGGAGCTGTCGGTGAAGAGCGAGGAGTTCCGGCGGCTGTGGGCGGCGCACGACGTGAAGGAGAAGACGCACGGTGAGAAGCGGATGCGGCATCCGCTGGTCGGTGAGCTGACCCTGTACTTCGAGACGTTCCGCCCGGCCGACGACGCGGAGCAGTCGCTGGTCACGTATCACGCCGAGCCGGGCTCCCCGTCGGCGGACGCGCTGCGGCTGCTGGCGAGCTGGGGGTCGGACGCGGCGGCCGTACGGACGGGCTGA
- a CDS encoding flavin reductase family protein → MANETHRVIRPSILYFGTPVVLLTTENDDGSANLAPISSAWALGQQVVLGLGTESQTARNLAARPDLVINVASPELWEKVERLAPLTGAHPVPESKRAVYRYEPDKFAAAGLTPAGSDLVGPPRVAECALQLEARARALTPGGAGLFLSVECEVLRVHADERVVVPGTQHIDPARWSPLIYNFRHYHGLAPEVGHGFRSQTAGVAAGAA, encoded by the coding sequence ATGGCGAACGAAACCCACCGAGTGATCCGTCCCAGCATCCTCTACTTCGGCACGCCCGTGGTCCTGCTGACCACGGAGAACGACGACGGCAGCGCCAACCTCGCCCCGATCTCCTCCGCGTGGGCGCTGGGACAGCAGGTCGTCCTGGGTCTGGGCACGGAGAGCCAGACCGCCCGCAACCTGGCGGCGCGGCCCGATCTGGTGATCAACGTGGCGTCACCGGAGCTGTGGGAGAAGGTGGAGCGGCTCGCGCCGCTCACCGGTGCCCACCCCGTGCCGGAGAGCAAGCGCGCGGTCTACCGGTACGAGCCGGACAAGTTCGCCGCGGCGGGGCTCACCCCCGCCGGATCGGACCTGGTGGGGCCGCCGCGCGTCGCCGAGTGCGCCCTTCAGTTGGAGGCACGGGCACGCGCGCTGACCCCGGGCGGGGCGGGGCTGTTCCTCAGCGTCGAGTGCGAGGTGCTGCGGGTGCACGCCGACGAGCGCGTCGTCGTTCCGGGCACCCAGCACATCGACCCCGCCCGCTGGAGCCCGCTCATCTACAACTTCCGTCACTACCACGGCCTCGCCCCGGAGGTGGGCCACGGCTTCCGTTCACAGACGGCGGGGGTCGCGGCGGGCGCGGCGTGA
- a CDS encoding GlxA family transcriptional regulator — protein MHTVAVLALDQVIPFDLSTPIEVFSRTRLPDGRPGYQVRVCAERDEVDAGAFTLRAPWGLEGLQGADTIIVPGVADLTAPLPPAVHDALRSAAADGTRIASICVGTFPLAETGLLDGLRVTTHWRAAGLLAAAHPDLDVDPDVLYVDNGQLLTSAGAAAGMDLCLHMIRRDYGSAVAADAARLSVMPLEREGGQAQFIVHDHAPTPQGSELETLLTWLRENLARDLTLADIAERAGTSTRTLIRRFRDQTGTTPLQWLHRARIRQAQHLLETTEHSVERIGSQVGFGSPTTFRDRFKRTTGVSPQTYRRTFS, from the coding sequence ATGCATACGGTTGCCGTGCTCGCGTTGGACCAGGTGATCCCGTTCGACCTGTCCACCCCGATCGAGGTCTTCTCCCGGACCCGCCTGCCCGACGGGCGGCCCGGCTACCAGGTACGGGTGTGCGCCGAGCGCGACGAGGTCGACGCCGGAGCCTTCACCCTGCGTGCCCCCTGGGGCCTGGAGGGCCTTCAGGGCGCGGACACGATCATCGTGCCGGGCGTCGCCGATCTCACTGCCCCACTCCCTCCCGCCGTGCACGACGCGCTGCGGTCGGCCGCTGCCGACGGCACCCGGATCGCCTCCATCTGCGTGGGCACCTTCCCCCTGGCTGAGACCGGGCTCCTCGACGGACTGCGCGTCACGACCCACTGGCGCGCGGCCGGTCTGCTGGCTGCCGCCCACCCGGACCTCGACGTCGACCCGGACGTCCTCTACGTCGACAACGGCCAGTTGCTCACCTCGGCCGGCGCCGCGGCGGGCATGGACCTGTGCCTGCACATGATCCGCCGTGACTACGGCTCGGCCGTCGCCGCCGACGCCGCCCGCCTGTCGGTGATGCCTCTCGAACGAGAGGGCGGGCAGGCGCAGTTCATCGTCCACGACCACGCACCCACACCGCAGGGCTCCGAGCTTGAGACGCTGCTCACCTGGCTACGGGAAAACCTGGCCCGCGACCTCACCCTTGCCGACATCGCCGAGCGGGCCGGAACCAGCACCCGAACCCTGATCCGGCGCTTCCGCGACCAGACCGGCACCACGCCGCTCCAGTGGCTCCACCGGGCCCGCATCCGCCAGGCACAGCACTTGCTGGAAACCACGGAGCACTCCGTGGAGCGCATCGGCAGCCAGGTCGGCTTCGGCTCACCCACCACCTTCCGTGACCGCTTCAAACGCACCACCGGCGTCAGCCCGCAGACCTACCGGCGCACGTTCAGTTGA
- a CDS encoding VOC family protein yields MTIELNHTIVAAHDREASARFLAGLLGLEVGPPYGPFLPVEIPNGVTLDFLDTEGEITPQHYAFLVSEDDFDVIFARVREAGLTYWADPYRHRPGEINHNDGGRGVYFDDPDGHRLELLTRPYGSGG; encoded by the coding sequence ATGACCATCGAGCTGAACCACACCATCGTCGCCGCCCACGACAGGGAGGCGTCGGCCCGGTTCCTCGCCGGACTGCTCGGACTGGAGGTGGGGCCGCCCTACGGCCCCTTCCTCCCGGTCGAGATCCCCAACGGCGTGACCCTCGACTTCCTCGACACCGAGGGCGAGATCACGCCGCAGCACTACGCGTTCCTGGTCTCGGAGGACGACTTCGACGTGATCTTCGCCCGGGTCCGGGAGGCGGGGCTGACGTACTGGGCGGACCCGTACCGCCACCGGCCCGGCGAGATCAACCACAACGACGGCGGCCGGGGCGTGTACTTCGACGACCCCGACGGCCACCGCCTGGAGCTCCTGACCAGGCCCTACGGCAGCGGCGGCTGA